The following proteins are encoded in a genomic region of Tenebrio molitor chromosome 7, icTenMoli1.1, whole genome shotgun sequence:
- the LOC138135344 gene encoding ovomucoid-like, whose amino-acid sequence MKRCPSTHEYDPVCGTDDMTYQNENTLLCAIQCHRKISKKHAGVCVMRPTSSTTQSSVSPTTSPIPSTTTSRSHKKCIKRCPSTHEDDPVCGTNGITYQNLSKLWCAKRCGTVVEKLHDGPCNSFSTSTTTSTTTESSITPDPKCIKSCSSIGQYDPVCGTNGKAYENESKLSCAKQCGVNVDLAYQGTCNRGPPTTSTTSTRSPVKSTTLPPHFSDCVRQCTVSFDYKPVCATDGTTYDNETLLQCDVYCGKDVEKLRDGAC is encoded by the exons ATGAAACGATGTCCCAGCACACATGAGTACGATCCTGTATGTGGCACTGATGACATGACATACCAGAACGAAAACACACTGCTTTGTGCCATACAGTGTCACCGGA aGATAAGTAAGAAACACGCTGGCGTGTGTGTCATGAGACCAACGTCTTCTACAACACAGTCCTCTGTTAGTCCTACGACAAGTCCAATTCCCTCCACTACCACGAGTCGATCTCACAAGAAGTGTATCAAACGGTGTCCTAGTACACATGAGGACGATCCTGTTTGTGGTACCAACGGAATAACGTACCAGAACCTGAGCAAGCTTTGGTGTGCGAAAAGGTGTGGTACTG TGGTGGAGAAACTGCATGATGGTCCATGCAACAGCTTTTCTACCTCTACAACGACTAGTACCACTACAGAGTCGTCGATTACTCCTGAtccaaaatgtataaaaagtTGTTCTTCAATAGGGCAATATGACCCTGTATGCGGAACGAATGGCAAGGCATACGAGAACGAGAGTAAACTTAGTTGTGCCAAGCAATGTGGTGTCA ATGTGGATTTAGCTTACCAAGGAACGTGCAATAGAGGACCTCCAACTACAAGTACTACAAGCACCCGGTCCCCGGTTAAATCGACAACCCTTCCTCCACATTTTTCTGACTGTGTTAGACAGTGTACAGTATCATTTGACTATAAACCGGTATGTGCAACAGATGGAACTACTTATGACAATGAAACGCTATTACAATGTGACGTTTATTGCGGCAAAG atGTGGAGAAACTACGTGATGGTGCTTGTTAG